Part of the Zingiber officinale cultivar Zhangliang chromosome 8A, Zo_v1.1, whole genome shotgun sequence genome, ataccgtagaggcgcagtCGCTTAatcgcgctgagatctgcatctaaagaaaAAGTTACTGTCGgaattacgaagggcacgcaacaaaggtatacatctcatgtaaaacttagtatatgattattttcttcttcgcatggatcttctggagaggatctaaTTAATTTTTCGTTGCGTTTAAGCatgtttagcgcgctagatccctaCAAATATTGCATATTCTTGCTAATAAAGTGAGAACAATGATTCGAGATGAATTGAGAGATGCCAAgttttgtattcttgttgatgaagCTCAAGATGAATCTAAAAAAGAGCAAATGATCCTTATTTTCATATTTGTTAATAATTCTGGATTTTTGGTAGAACGTTTCTTTGAGATTTTGAGTGTTGAGGACACAACATCAACAAACCTTAAGAAATCAATTTCTGATATTTTTGTTCAACACAATATTCAAATCCACAACATGAGGGGATAAGGGTATGATGGTGCAAGATATGCGTGGTGAATGGAATGAGCTTCAAGTATTATTTCTTAGAGATTATCCATATGCCTATTATGTACATTGTTTTGCTCATCGTTTACAGTTAACATTGGTTGCAACTGCTAAGGATGTGGCTTCTATTTGACAATTATTTTCTTATTTGACTTTCATTGTAAACTTCGTCACCTCGTCTCCTAAATATCTTAGTGATTTACAATTTTCTCAACAAGAAGAGATTGCATATATGTTGGCTATTGGTGAGTGTGAGTCTGGTATAGGAGCTAATCAAATTGGTACATTGCATAGATCTGGTGCTACTCATTGGAGCTCTCATTATGATTCTGTTAGGAACTTGATAGACATGTATGTAGCAACTTGTGATCCTTGGAAATCTCAGTGAAAATGAGCCAAATGGTACAATACGTAGGGAAGCTTGTGGTTTATGCAATATAATTatgagttttgaatttatatttgtgTTGTTTTTGATGGAAAATATCTTAGAAATCACTGATATTCTTTGTCAAGCTCTACAAAATAAATCACAAGACATTGTGAATGCTTTAAAATTTGTCTCAACCACAAAAGTCATCCTTCTAAAATATAGAGAAGATGGTTGAGATGAATTTTTTTTGAGAAAGTAAAGACTTTTTGTGAACGACATAATATTAAGATGTCTGATATGAGCTGTGGTTATAAAGTTAATCGTTATTGTCAACAACGGGACCATGTCACAGTTGAGCTTCATTATCACTATGATATTTTTAATGTTGCAATAGATTTTCAAGTGATGGAACTAAATTGTAGATTCAGTGAGGCAACAATGGAACTTCTTGCTCTTTGTTCAACTTTGGATCCTActtattcatttaaaaaatttaatatgggCGATATTTGCAAGCTTGCATCAAAATTTTATCCGACTGATTTTACTCAACAAGAAATTCATGCTTTGAAAGCTGAATTGGAACACTATCAACTTGACATAGTTTGTGATCGTGAGTTTCAACAAATTTCTACTCTTTCTACATTATATAGAGAAATGATTGTGACCAAAAAGGCTGAGAGTTATGTTATGATTCAGAGATTGATTCGTCTTGTCTTGAATCTTCTTGTATCAACTGCAACGACAGAGAGAGCCTTTCCATCCATGAAATTTTTCAAAACGACACGTCGCAACAAGATGGATGATGATTTACTTTCCAATTGCATGATTCTCTACATAGAACGATAATTGTCTGAGAAAATAGACTTGGAATCAGTAATAGATGAGTTTTATACTCTAAAATCTTGTCGAGCACAGCTTAAGTAGAAATTGAAGTATTTTGTATGAAATTTGAACTATGTAAAAGGATATTGGTATATAAATGTTATATGTTTGTTAAATGTTTAGTATACATGtatgttttattattgttgtaaTTTAGCCCAGGGCATTTGAAGATCCTGGCTACGCCATTGGTTTGATTTGTTGTTGTGAGTTTGAGTTTAGTTTAAGTTTGATTTGAATtttgtttgtttagatgttattaagTTCAAAAGTAGATCAAATgggtatagaaatttaaatttttatcgtaaaatttaaaacttcaaaaatataacAAGTTTTAAATGAGATGTAAAATGGGAAAATTATGAGACCGAATGATATCttaatagaggtatggaagtacttagagaaacaaggtattgaatgacttatagaattatttaacattatattgaaaataaaaaaaaattaattaatgaaggataaatattttaatttctttatataagTGATGATATAATAGTCATAAAATCCAATAGAgtagaaggatccatatagctaatttcacctagtgggataagacttggtggTTATTATTGTAAATATTATCGAGTtttcaattcaaatttatttgatgttttaaaatttttatattttaaatttatttagttggtTATTGAGTTGTTTTATTGATGAATATAATtcttaaatattatttattaacaTTAAcgagttaaatatatatatatatttgaattttGATCCAAGTAGGAtcgaattataatttaaaataatataaatttgtgTCCTGTtcgaattatttaaatttaaagtttgagtagattcaaattaaaattatagaaaataattagagttggatttgaattcgtaaataattaagtgaataaaatattataggttaaaaaaaattatcaaatattcAGCTGGAATGTTCTAAACTCTTGCCCCTTAAACAAGCACTAAAGACTTCAGATCAGAGCTGAGCTGGAAGGAGGGATCGATTGGGCGTCAAGCCTTCTACTCTTCCGTTCGCACCGAAGAGCTTGTTCCCGAGCTTGAGGAGCACTCAAATCCAAATATTAATGACTTTTTCACATTCTCTAGTAAAGACATTTCAGATTTCACATCCATTGGTATCGATTGCTACTGCATTGTTTTTAGCTTCATAAATAAACAATCTACAAAGGCCTAAATTTTGCACATGATGAGTATGTGGTTTTTGAATTCGACAGAGGAAAATGATTGCAATTAGTTGTTTCTACCGAACTTCCGTAAAATCATGGCTATTTTGATGGTTTTGGTTCCGATTGTTAATTTTTATCTCCtattattccttttttttttatttatttgtcagGTTTCACTATCACCTGTTGGCCTAGATGTGGTAGCAAATAATAGATACTAAACACCTCGGGCAATGGTATGAGAAATTAATCTAACGTCTTTAGATAAATCACTCATTAAGTATCAACTCTCTAAACCGATTGATCCCGAAGATGATCgacttaagaaaattttctacTGATTATCatgataaatttgaaaaacaacaGCAACCTGAGACTCATAGTCAGGTGTTTTGGGAATTAATCACAACTtataaagagagatattttaattctcaACATCTCTTTGTCAGTCTTTAGAATGAGCTTCAATTGCCCCAAGGGTAGGTAGGGATGGCAACGGGGCGGGGCGGGGtcgggtttgccattcccatccccgtctcgttttcattttttcgggttcggggattccccgaactcgaacccacgggttcggggattcctcatccccgccccatttctaaattaatttatattattattattattattattatttaataataattattattattaatattaatattaatatcaatatcaataatattattattaataatattttcaaaaaaattaatattaatattaacactattattaatattttttaaaaaaatcatattagtatttattaatattaataataataatattcggggcgggttcggggatggggatagtattcccatacccgtcCCAAACCTGCCCCATCCCCATTTTGGGTTTTTCCCGCGGGGCCCCACacccgcggggaaaattgccatccctaagGGTAGGGTATCAGGATTAGATTATCCTGTGATAGATTAGAGATCTAGAGTTTAAGACTCAACTATGACGTATTATTAAAAAAAGTTCTCCTTAATGGATAGCAGACCTGAGAATGATGTTTGTGAGGATGAGTCTCCATGTACACTTCTCTGATTTATCCTAATGGCCGATGGAAAACTTCTATGGGGCTGAGTCGATCACCCCAAATTTAATGTTATTTGATctggttaattatttttttatataatgagACACATGTTGGACAATTTACCGGAGATTTTAGAGAATTAGCCAAATTTAAATTACaggaattaaatttaatttatctatcgAGATAACCTGAGCAGATAATTTCATGCTATTAGCAGAGGCTAGTTTATGCCATGTGCTAACTGCGGAGTGACTGAGCAAGCAGGGCGGTCGAGCGAGCAAAGCAGCCAGATGGTAGAGCTGGTAGATCGACCAAGCGAGCAGAGTGGCCGAGCGGCTGAGTAGACAGAGCTGACCGAGCGAGCAAAGAGATCGAGCAAGCAGAGTGGCCGACCGGCCAGTGCGATCGAGCGAGTAGGTTAGCAGATCAGACCGAGTGGTTGATCGAACAGAGTCGTCGATTGGCTAAAGCTTCTGATTGGGTAGAATGACAAATCAGATCGAGTGGGCAGAGTAGCCGAGCGAGTAGAGCAGAGCAACTGATCATGATGAGAAGACAAATCGACCGAGCGACAAGGCAGCCTAACAGTAAAAGGCAGGGCGGCCCAAGCAGGTAGAGCAACCGAGCGGGCGAAGAAGCCGAGCGAGCCAAGCGGTCGAACGGTTGAgtggaccgaggcctgcgatggACGTAATTTTCTTGAAATAGATTCATCCCACCTCTAGTTATGCTTTAAGATTTTCTCGAGTCGTCTGTTTCCGAGGATACAATAGTTAACCGTGATTCCCACCAAACACTAATAGTCACGGCTCCGCCGAGCAAAAGATACACGATTGAGGAGGaggggaatgaaggtggagagcttctgcttgtgtatataggagctcagaccaaTAGATAAattttacctcctctgtgttagcCTTAAGACGGGTTGGCAAAGGCGTGACAAGCGTAGTCATCTTTTACCACCATGCataagagagtctctccccatataTTTATTGACTTGATCATTAAtgcatatgaatcaatataaattaacCAACATGTCTTAAAACTCTCAATATGGAgctaaagtctcattcataatgaaacttcttttctcttccacctcttccctATTCTTGTATACCAACTcgtcccctcgggacggtctaaTGGTTAGCACATAATGTATtgtcaccatgaggtctggggttcaaatcttggcaaagtcgaggtaaatgtctcccttatttattagtcattattctaaaggttagtagccgcccgtgatttacctctttcgtgttggtcTTGGGACGGATTGACAAGGGCGCTAGGATAaatgtattcatcttttacctCCATTTTATATCTAATAATTATTGCCACCTTGTATATCTAACAACTCAATCCTTCATGAACTAATGTGAGTGAATGTATACTTAATAATTTGCAAATGAAGGAGGAGTacatctttacaaacttttgtctGGGTGACAAAAGAGGAATACGTTCGCCTTTAGCATTCTCGTCAATTCATTCCATGATCAAtatggaggagataaatcatgagtaactactaacttttggaataatgactaatatataagagagatatttatctcgacttttGAGGGATGATGagtaaattgaattaaaaatggGATCGTGTTCATATTCTTATTCAAATTTGAAAGAGGCAAttcttagttaattatttaaaatgaCACGCCTAGAATCTTCTTTATCAATCAGGGTTTTACAAATTACAGTCAAATGAACCACTCGACCTGATATTTCGGACAACAATACCTATAACTAACTATTAAGTGAGTCCAATTTGACTCAGCACCCACAAATACAAATTGTTTGGGCTCTCATGCTAATCTCGGCCATTAATTTCGATTTGTCATATCCTTTCACCCATTTCACAGGTCTTTTATTGGTAGCCACCATTTTATACCATTTTAATTATCCTaattacttttatatatatatatatatacatatatatatatatatatatatatatatatatatatatatatatatatatatatatttatctatgagtgtatttgatttaaattatcatGTATAATATTAATTATACAATTACTAAATTATCATTCAtaatttatgattttatagttactataattataataattattaattataataGCTACGAATTGTTTTGATTATAATAGTGATAGCatctataattttataattataatgaTAATTATAACATGTACagtttaataacaattaaaatatgaaaaataattttaataaaaagaaCTAAAATCCTTTAAgttcttaaaaaattttaaacaatattttttagTCTAATACTATATCGTTACATATTATCttactatcttactattttattaaaaatctctcccctttacttaactaactttggtgaaacctaaaatgaatttacgttattgtcattttttctattcacactaaaaataattccaaggtttattagtaattctacaagcgaaacaatcagtgatctatagttcgagactcagctacgacgtattattatgaatttttctcatcattaattttctttgattgttttatataaaaaaaataaagttctctttagtcctacatcttagaattgataacactatgatcaaaaaagcttctataaatattttaaatcgacgatattaaaaaatatatttttcttagtttcttttactaagataaatataatattaaattaaaataatttttttcatagggaagtaTATTACAATAGTTTATTGCTAGTacctaataataaatataaatcttTGAAGATTTATAACGGTTAGTatttctaatttaaaatttagatggaaaatatagataaaaataataataaaaataatatagtaaCGTATCTTATTTCTCAAACAGatgcatttaattttttttaaatatttattttctttaaaaaaaaaaattctctccacATTTTTAGAGCTGACCAACACTATAATTACTGATGTCAGACTATATCTATAACTCTTGAAACACGTGGCAGGGTCAAGCAAAGGACACGTGGCTTGACCACATAGGTTATGATTTCATTACGTCTCATAGATTGTGTAACTTGGTAGGATCTTTGACTTTGAAACCCAAAATTATTACATGCTTGCCAACTAACTCAACCACCCATTCCATGCCAACCAAATAGATGCGAAATGTTTGAaaaagatttattattatttttatattttttgttacatttttaattataaattatattttcagtcttttttatttggtttaacggTGGAGATCTGGATTGGGCCAAGTCAACCGGCGCCGCCCGATTAACCCGATCGGCCCGTGCAACTTCCTCGTTCACACGAGCGAGCGCGCGAGAAAATCTCGACGACAATGGCGACGACGATCGAGGAAGCGTTAGAAAAAGACGGTTGGTTTCGTCTTTCGACGCAAATCGATTCCAAGCGTCTTCCCGTTTTCATGGGCAAAAGATCGGGCGGTGAGCCAATGAGATCGGTGCTGTCGGAGAAGGCCCTGTTCGCGGCGGCCGCCGGTGCGGCAGCCATTGCCGGCGTGCTCCTCCTCTCCAGCTTCTTCTCCGACGGTGGCCTCCGCTGCACGTTCCTCCCTACCATCTCCCGCACCTCCGACCCCACTTCGGAGCTGGCCGAAGCGCTGCTCTACTATGCGACGACGCCGGTGGTGCCGCAGCAGTCGCGCGCAGAGATCCGCCTCGCTTTCGACGTGCTCCGCCGCCGCTCCCCCTGCAACTTCCTGGTCTTCGGCCTCGGCCGGGACTCCCAGCTGTGGTCGGCCCTCAACCCCGGGGGCACCACTCTGTTCCTGGAGGAGGACCCGCAGTGGTACTCCACGGTGTTGAAGTCGACGCCGTGGCTGAAGGCGCACCACGTGAAGTATCGGACGCAGCTTTCGGAGGCGGAGGAGTTGATGAGGAGCTACAGAGCCGGCGAAGGCGAGTGCCGGCCATCGACTGGAGCGAAGGGGTTGCAGCGTAATGACCGGTGCAAGTTGGCGTTGGTGGGGCTGCCTGTCGAGGTATACGATCGGGAATGGGACGTGGTGATGATCGACGCGCCGAAAGGGTACTACCCGAAGGCGCCGGGGAGGATGGGCGCGATCTACACGGTGGCGGTGATGGCAAGAGGGCGTCGGGGAGCGGGGGACACCGACGTGTTCCTCCACGACGTCGACCGGCCGGTGGAGAAGAAGTTCGCAATGGAGTTTTTATGCGACAAGTATCGGGAGGGCGGCGCCGGCAGGCTGTGGCACTTCCGGATCCCGCCGGTCAACGTCACCTCCGTTGACTTTTGTTGACATTGTTTTTCTTCGATGGTTTTTCTCCCcttgttgaattttttaaataaaatatgagATTGTTGAAATAAAGTAGGAATTCCGTCCTCGTATAATTTTCTTGGCTTCCTCTTTGCACAAGCCATCACAAATTTTGATGCTTTTTGTTGGCTAATGACCGTGGCAGTCTATATGCAAAGTTAATTGTTTTCATACTCATTTTTTATACAGAAGATCTGAATGGCGACCTTCAATTTGTTTCAAGAAATTGTGCAGAAATTTACTCTAAATACTTGATCGTGTTTGTGCAGAATGACATTTCAGGATTAAGGTAGTCGCTTACCAGGTGAGTAAGGAGTAAATGAATGAATTGGACAGACATTGGTGAGCTTTCCCTCAAACACACTTTCTTATATCTCCTAAGCAATGAGTTAtaaggagggatgtgagtgacatAGATGAAGTTTGTCCCTTCCATATAATGAAAGTGATGTATGTGAATtccttgattaagtaggactactaaaatatatgatcatgctcaaatgagttaatataagatattaaatttatttgtttaagtcTATTTATAGATCAATAAACACATAGATTGATAAAAAGATGACATGATCTATACCTCTTAAATCAATCAGATGTCATATACAAAAAGactaaattatataataaaatagtcATAAACAGGTTAGGTCGAATCTACAACATTCTCGTCACTTAGGCATCCACGATGTATTTCTAAATATCACTCGTTGCTTGTGTCTTTAAAATGAGATTTTAGAGTCACTATCAATATTATGAGAACTATTGGACATAGAGAGCACATCAATTTTGTAGCTTGTTTTATTTTAGTATGACTAAAATAAAAGTATGcctaagttttaaatataaaatttatttcaaatcttaaacttgttagattaatgaattaatctaattggatcttattactaggttaatttaattagattttaaatttattgaattaatggttattttaatatttgtttggatttttcaaataagCACAAATTAAATAAAACCCATATTATATGCCTACGTTTTATTTTGGAAATGCAATAAGAAAGAAAATGGTCTTATTAGATAAGCGTTGGAGGTTGAGTAGGAACGCGATTTTATTTGATAAGATTATGTCAATCCTAGAAGTTAAGATTTTTTATCCCACCTTAAATAGTGGCTACACTACAACGTGGATACGGGAGACTCCAATTGTGCTTGTgaaatagatatttttttaataaacttctgggctctggtgagtcactcggacattattaaagtaaccattctttcgaggtttttcaaatagtctcattcattgaacttagtacaaaatcttggtctaactagttaggatcagtttcagttagtttcactaagtcaaatgcactaggtcgaagtcatatcttcctagacatgcatagataaagcttccctaacatactatcatccaaaacgtcaccagtaccgtaggttaagttaaatttttgtccctttaagctaatcctaattaccctgccgggtaggttatttttggaggtgtcgaTTAGTTTGGAGGCTCCCCTTAAATTATTGATCTGGATTAaattttagttctgggtttatgtcaattacttttataattgtaatGAACTTGATGATAATTAGGGGTTGAGTTGGTTTTGTAATTATTTCTATGGTTTGACTTTGGTTTGGTTGATTTAATttcatgttttaaattttgatttgattttacataatatattttatctttgggtatatagtattggttaattcATACTTGCGTTGTTAGACATACTTTTGGAACCCAAACTTtagtttgtgttttggtttgaGTTACAAGtgacataaatgatttatttgttgagctggacttgtaaccaagcccagatttgttgtatactattttttgattatttaatattagattcaaatttttagatctagttgtgaaattttctaacaaccctttaagtttgttaattttaatttttagtgttgaattttccacctcaagttttacaacttgatttggattagatttttcaatttgttccttgaggtgttggTTTTCCTtaaggagcattttattttgattttcgtgtttggttaattttctatttaagcatgcaattaCTTTAAAGAACTTCttgcttaaattaaaatatacctcatcggaaccttcggaaacgagtacggactcgtgtcTCGATTCGGGTTCGAACCCATCTTCTGATTTGTCCTCCAATTCTGATTCGCGGGCCATCATTGCGAGGTAGCTTCGGTGCATCTGATCTTTGGCATCTGATTCATCTAAAGACGATTCACCCCACGTTattttgagtgccttctttttggttgccttggttttgtcgttcttcagcttcggacactcgttcttgtagtgacccttcttgttacatccgaagcaagtcacattctttggttcggtagtggagttgatcttctgcaggtcatttctgctgaagttcttctttctcctggtgaatatttttcttaccaagttcacaaggtgttcttcatcttctgagtcttggtcagactcaccttTAGATTTAGGCTTGGTTCTTgacttttctttagaggaacctgtaaaaagagcaacacctttctcggttctagcgttagtttgtttgtgtagctcaagttcacaaaataattcatctaattttaattttgaaagattctttgaaatcttgtaggcatccatgatTGATGCCCttaatgcatttcgaggaaatgcgttcagggcgtaccttattaaatcgcagttctccatttggtggtcgaTAGTGTGAATCCCGTTCaagatgtctttgatcctcgcgtggagttgacttgcaaattctccttcctgcattttaatattaaataatttattcaagaagagatctcgtttggttaccttggcatcgctggttccctcgtgaagtttgatGAGCTTGTCCCACAATTCCTTCACATTTTCGTGTGAGATCACTCAGCTCATCTCTTCTTTCGTTAGCCTGCATTGTAGTGTATTGAGGGCTTTGAAGTCCATCTGGACTtttttctgttagagtgtatactaaaaacctagcttttgtaaatatttatttttgaaaataaaagaatcacattagtcaaatgtctacattttatttgttaagtgtagttgtttaattaatttatattgtagataacatgatgtgtgatgtcacacacagaagatcatgttatcagttctttataaattataaacagttgatcatgactaagatggaaaggaacaaaccattagaatag contains:
- the LOC122012564 gene encoding probable methyltransferase At1g27930, whose translation is MGKRSGGEPMRSVLSEKALFAAAAGAAAIAGVLLLSSFFSDGGLRCTFLPTISRTSDPTSELAEALLYYATTPVVPQQSRAEIRLAFDVLRRRSPCNFLVFGLGRDSQLWSALNPGGTTLFLEEDPQWYSTVLKSTPWLKAHHVKYRTQLSEAEELMRSYRAGEGECRPSTGAKGLQRNDRCKLALVGLPVEVYDREWDVVMIDAPKGYYPKAPGRMGAIYTVAVMARGRRGAGDTDVFLHDVDRPVEKKFAMEFLCDKYREGGAGRLWHFRIPPVNVTSVDFC